From a single Shewanella denitrificans OS217 genomic region:
- a CDS encoding cytochrome c: MKPAYSSHLSPLYSLVLALCLCLVALPSMAADKDEETSAIERGAYLMKIGDCVACHTAVGGRELTGGLPFETPFGPVYSTNITSDKDTGIGNYSYDDFYDAMHHGVGINGNLYPAMPYTSYSLLTDEDTRAIYAYLMSTKPIKQANLDNDVSFPFNLRFGLKGWNLIAHDAKVFKPNNAKSESWNRGNYLVNALGHCGECHTPRDTLYAMEPDKHFQGAIIEGLEASDITPSELNRQNWTHEDLNNLFTEGYSRKGTVFGGMYPVVYHSFSHLTDTDMLAVSRYLLDTDDNIEPQKLTFNGHNPKLPGYPLYKGYCAGCHGQNGEGRPNVAPAMAGNATLDKASPHNVVAVILKGIDSQHYNSTTSFYAMPGYAKELDEEQIKDLANYLRLTWSNQPANLDIKTIRNVKETVFSHN, from the coding sequence ATGAAACCTGCATACTCAAGCCATTTATCACCGCTTTACAGCCTAGTCCTAGCACTATGTTTATGCCTAGTGGCATTGCCCAGCATGGCCGCCGATAAAGATGAGGAAACTAGCGCCATCGAACGCGGCGCTTACCTAATGAAGATAGGCGATTGTGTGGCCTGCCATACCGCGGTAGGCGGCCGTGAATTAACCGGTGGTTTGCCATTTGAAACCCCCTTTGGCCCTGTGTATTCCACCAATATCACCTCAGATAAAGACACTGGCATAGGCAACTACAGTTATGATGATTTTTATGATGCCATGCACCATGGGGTCGGGATTAACGGTAACCTGTACCCCGCCATGCCTTATACCTCTTACAGCCTACTAACCGATGAAGACACTAGGGCCATTTATGCTTATTTGATGAGCACTAAACCCATTAAGCAAGCCAATCTTGATAATGATGTGTCCTTTCCGTTTAACTTGCGCTTTGGCCTTAAGGGATGGAATTTAATCGCTCACGATGCCAAGGTGTTTAAGCCCAATAACGCCAAGAGTGAGTCGTGGAATCGTGGCAATTACTTAGTCAACGCCCTAGGGCATTGCGGCGAGTGCCACACCCCCAGAGACACCCTCTATGCCATGGAGCCAGATAAGCACTTTCAAGGCGCCATCATAGAAGGGCTTGAGGCATCGGACATCACCCCTTCGGAGCTTAATCGCCAAAATTGGACCCATGAGGACCTTAACAATCTTTTTACTGAGGGCTATTCACGTAAAGGCACCGTCTTTGGCGGCATGTACCCTGTGGTGTACCACAGCTTTAGTCACTTAACCGACACCGACATGCTCGCCGTGAGTCGTTACCTGCTGGATACTGATGACAATATTGAGCCGCAAAAACTCACCTTTAATGGCCACAACCCCAAGCTCCCTGGGTATCCCCTCTACAAGGGGTACTGCGCCGGTTGTCATGGTCAAAATGGTGAAGGCAGGCCCAATGTCGCCCCAGCCATGGCAGGTAACGCCACCTTAGATAAGGCCAGCCCCCACAATGTTGTCGCGGTTATCCTTAAAGGGATTGACAGCCAGCATTACAACAGCACCACCAGCTTCTATGCCATGCCAGGTTACGCAAAAGAGTTAGATGAGGAACAGATTAAAGATTTGGCCAACTATCTGCGACTCACTTGGAGCAATCAGCCAGCAAACCTTGATATCAAGACGATAAGAAACGTGAAAGAAACAGTGTTCAGCCACAACTAA
- a CDS encoding esterase/lipase family protein codes for MKKWIYACAILLMSATSFVHAAQAPLKYPVVMVHGIFGFDDVWGIDYFYRIPQALKDEGAKVFVASVSPANSTEVRGEQLRTYIQAVLAQTGATKVNLIGHSHGGPTVRYVASVSPEMVASVTSIGGVNWGSRFADVMRGLVPMDSATEWLVKQGLDTLGRVISGVSGSPQRPQDSLAMTQSLTTQGSVLFNSRYPEGMPSRYCGQGQALASNGVRYFSWSGASAFTNALDPIDYGLELTSLVFNEPNDGLVSSCSSHLGQVIKDNYTMNHLDEVNHTFGITSWFETNPVTLYRQHMTRLRQLGL; via the coding sequence ATGAAAAAATGGATTTATGCCTGCGCCATACTGCTCATGAGTGCGACAAGTTTTGTTCATGCCGCCCAAGCCCCCCTGAAATACCCTGTCGTTATGGTTCACGGCATCTTTGGTTTCGATGATGTATGGGGTATCGATTACTTCTACCGCATACCACAAGCCTTGAAAGATGAAGGTGCCAAGGTGTTTGTTGCCTCAGTATCACCGGCGAATTCCACCGAAGTACGCGGCGAACAACTTAGAACGTACATCCAAGCCGTGCTGGCCCAGACAGGCGCGACTAAAGTGAACTTAATTGGCCATAGCCACGGCGGACCGACGGTGAGATATGTTGCCAGTGTCAGCCCTGAAATGGTGGCTTCTGTGACCTCTATCGGTGGCGTGAATTGGGGCAGCCGTTTTGCCGATGTGATGCGCGGCTTAGTGCCAATGGACTCCGCCACTGAATGGTTAGTAAAACAAGGATTAGATACCTTAGGTCGGGTTATTTCTGGGGTTTCTGGCTCGCCACAACGCCCTCAAGACAGCCTTGCCATGACACAGTCGCTGACGACTCAAGGTTCAGTGCTATTTAATAGTCGCTACCCTGAAGGCATGCCGAGCCGATATTGTGGTCAAGGCCAAGCGCTTGCCAGCAACGGGGTGCGTTACTTCTCTTGGTCTGGCGCCTCGGCGTTCACCAACGCCTTAGATCCTATCGATTACGGCCTGGAACTCACCAGCCTAGTGTTTAATGAACCCAATGACGGATTAGTGTCTAGCTGTAGTTCACATTTGGGACAAGTGATCAAAGACAATTACACTATGAATCACTTAGATGAAGTTAATCATACTTTTGGGATCACCAGCTGGTTTGAAACCAATCCCGTGACCTTGTATCGCCAGCACATGACGCGCTTGCGCCAACTGGGGCTGTAA
- a CDS encoding DUF2391 family protein, whose protein sequence is MKFSFNVEDASQIFVGAFALAVPISFSEEAWRLGETLPTQNLLMLFSLSVLFLGLFTYQSVFQHNIKSRKFVFVSRIVIAYVMTALVVALVLFCLDKLPLLEDPWISFKRIIVISMPASMGAIVVDSFDKE, encoded by the coding sequence ATGAAATTTAGTTTTAATGTAGAGGACGCGAGTCAAATATTTGTGGGAGCATTTGCCTTGGCTGTGCCTATTTCTTTTTCGGAAGAAGCCTGGCGCTTAGGTGAAACCTTACCGACTCAAAATCTACTCATGCTGTTTAGTCTGTCAGTGCTATTTTTGGGCTTATTTACCTATCAAAGCGTGTTCCAGCACAATATTAAATCGAGGAAATTCGTATTTGTATCACGGATTGTCATCGCCTATGTCATGACTGCCTTAGTGGTCGCCCTAGTGCTGTTCTGTTTAGATAAGCTGCCTTTGTTAGAAGATCCTTGGATCTCTTTTAAGCGCATCATAGTGATTTCAATGCCAGCCTCCATGGGGGCCATAGTGGTGGATAGCTTCGATAAAGAATAA
- a CDS encoding PhzF family phenazine biosynthesis protein — protein sequence MELDIFIVDAFSKQQFNGNSAAVIPLTEWLEPALMQNIAAENNLSETAFIRAISPHQYQIRWFSPLSEIDFCGHATLAASFVIFNQLAFRGEIEFTTSKVGSLFVTRMEDGRIEMSFPNQAPAQVIDIPQALINGLSIKPIGVLKNRQAYFAIMASEEAVRAVEYDSSQLKLLAPFDLVVTAKACEYDFISRYFWPANGGDEDPVTGSIHAGLAPYWGEQLSKTTLVAYQASKRGGVLFCQLLDDRVLVSGFASLYLQGKVFV from the coding sequence ATGGAACTGGATATTTTTATTGTCGATGCGTTTAGCAAGCAGCAATTTAACGGCAATTCTGCGGCGGTTATCCCGCTAACTGAGTGGCTAGAACCAGCACTGATGCAAAATATTGCCGCTGAAAATAACCTCTCAGAAACGGCCTTTATTAGGGCGATTTCCCCCCATCAATATCAAATTCGTTGGTTTTCACCCTTAAGCGAAATTGATTTTTGTGGTCATGCGACCTTGGCAGCCTCTTTCGTGATTTTCAATCAGTTGGCTTTTCGAGGGGAAATTGAGTTTACCACCAGTAAGGTGGGCAGTTTGTTTGTCACTCGAATGGAAGATGGCAGAATTGAGATGAGTTTCCCCAATCAAGCACCAGCCCAAGTGATTGATATTCCCCAAGCGCTAATTAACGGGCTTTCTATTAAACCCATTGGCGTGCTAAAAAACAGGCAGGCGTATTTTGCCATTATGGCCTCAGAGGAGGCGGTGAGGGCGGTGGAGTACGACTCCTCACAGCTTAAATTATTGGCCCCTTTCGATCTTGTTGTCACAGCCAAAGCCTGTGAGTACGATTTTATCTCCCGTTACTTTTGGCCCGCTAACGGTGGTGATGAAGATCCTGTCACAGGTTCAATCCACGCAGGGCTCGCGCCTTACTGGGGTGAGCAATTGTCCAAAACGACTTTGGTTGCTTATCAGGCCTCAAAACGAGGTGGCGTGCTATTTTGCCAACTGCTGGATGACAGGGTATTGGTGTCTGGCTTTGCAAGCTTGTATTTGCAGGGCAAGGTGTTCGTTTAA
- a CDS encoding LysR family transcriptional regulator, producing the protein MNTQDLALFVRTADCGSITAAAQALDMSTAAASAAVKRLEKQLNSTLFIRSTRQLRLTTEGEHFLLHCRKALDTLAAGQASMEALQGRIAGEVRISAPSDLGRNLLLPWIDDIMDEHPDLRLHLIIGDSLADFYHDRIDLALRYGRPNDSSMVAFNIANVERIICASPSYLSRFGMPLTPADLADHNCLLYHLNDRPFDLWEFETKSPTGTTGEREPEQFKIRVKSNRCCNDGDLVHRWALAGKGIANKSRLDVNHDLAAGRLVKLLPDYHSPQKELNLLCPSRSQVTPTVLLLRDMLRDKFKQMLG; encoded by the coding sequence ATGAACACCCAAGACTTAGCACTTTTTGTGCGCACCGCCGATTGCGGCAGCATTACCGCGGCGGCCCAGGCCCTTGATATGAGCACCGCCGCTGCCAGTGCGGCAGTAAAACGTTTAGAGAAGCAGCTCAACAGTACCTTGTTTATTCGCTCCACTCGGCAATTACGATTAACCACAGAAGGAGAGCACTTTCTGCTTCACTGCCGCAAAGCACTGGACACCTTGGCCGCTGGGCAAGCTTCCATGGAGGCCTTGCAGGGACGTATTGCTGGTGAGGTGCGTATTTCGGCGCCTTCAGATCTTGGCCGTAATCTGTTACTGCCTTGGATAGATGACATCATGGATGAACACCCAGATCTAAGATTGCACTTGATTATTGGTGACTCACTCGCCGACTTTTATCATGACAGAATCGATCTCGCCCTGCGCTATGGTCGGCCTAATGACTCTTCCATGGTGGCTTTTAACATCGCCAACGTGGAGCGGATCATCTGCGCCTCCCCCAGTTACTTAAGCCGCTTTGGCATGCCGTTAACGCCTGCCGATCTTGCCGATCACAATTGCCTCTTGTATCACCTCAATGATAGGCCATTTGATCTCTGGGAGTTTGAAACTAAATCGCCAACTGGGACCACTGGGGAGCGGGAGCCAGAACAGTTTAAAATTCGTGTAAAAAGTAATCGTTGCTGTAATGATGGCGATTTGGTGCACCGCTGGGCCTTGGCAGGCAAAGGGATTGCCAATAAGTCACGTTTGGATGTGAACCATGATTTAGCTGCGGGGCGCTTGGTTAAATTATTGCCTGATTACCATTCCCCTCAGAAAGAACTTAACCTCTTGTGCCCCTCCCGCAGCCAAGTTACCCCTACTGTTTTGCTATTAAGAGACATGCTAAGGGATAAATTTAAGCAAATGCTCGGTTAA
- a CDS encoding (2Fe-2S)-binding protein — MNQSIKLTINNQAVGPIEVTDGVMMIEFLHEYLNLTGTKFGCGAGVCHACTVIVDDEQGMSEVVRTCINGVERFNGKRIRTIEGHAKLNEQGEITALSPVQQAFLEHFSFQCGWCTSGFVNEATALIERLERKPIPSAQVEDAIEEALGEHVCRCTGYVKYYAAVKDVILRTKGLTLS; from the coding sequence ATGAACCAGTCCATTAAACTGACCATAAATAACCAAGCTGTGGGCCCCATTGAAGTGACTGATGGCGTGATGATGATAGAGTTCTTGCACGAGTACTTAAACCTTACCGGGACCAAGTTTGGCTGCGGCGCTGGGGTATGTCATGCCTGCACTGTGATTGTCGATGATGAACAAGGCATGAGCGAAGTCGTGCGCACTTGCATTAATGGCGTCGAGCGTTTCAATGGCAAGCGCATTCGCACCATTGAAGGTCATGCCAAGCTCAATGAACAAGGAGAGATCACCGCCCTGAGCCCAGTGCAGCAAGCATTTTTGGAGCATTTCTCGTTTCAATGTGGTTGGTGCACCTCAGGTTTTGTCAATGAAGCCACGGCGCTAATTGAACGGCTGGAGCGAAAACCTATCCCCAGCGCTCAAGTTGAAGACGCCATAGAAGAAGCCTTAGGCGAACATGTTTGCCGCTGCACTGGCTATGTCAAATATTACGCCGCAGTCAAAGACGTGATCCTCAGGACAAAGGGGCTAACCCTCTCATGA